The sequence below is a genomic window from Fuerstiella sp..
CCTGCCTGAAGCCTTACCCAGAAGATCCCACAGAGCAATATCAATAGCGCTGATGGCCTGCAGAGCAGCCCCCTTGCGACCGTACGGCAATGTGCCTCGGTAAAGTCGGTCCCAGATCCCTTCGACTTCGCAGGGATCCTGTCCGATCAGCAGTCGCTGCAGATGATTTTCGACCACCAGACCGACTGCACGGCATCCGTCTTCACACCAGCCGACACCGCAAATTCCATCGCTGGTTTCGATCTCAACAACCGCCATTCCGGAATCCCAAAACCATGAGCCGCGGGCTTCCTGGAATTCGGGATAGATATCAAGCGGTGTGACCAGCGGCAGTGTCTTTTCCCGCTCTGCCAAATGGCCCCATATCGATCGGTCGGCGTGACGAACTCTGACAGACTGAATCTTCATACTCATACCAAAGGCTGCAGGTGCCTGATGACGGGAACCCAACGGTTCACAAAACGCTCCGGATTGACGGTCACCCGTAGGACAACGTTCAGTGGAATGGGTCCTAACTATATCCGTGATCCCGACCGATATACCAGGCAGCGTGTTTTGACAGAACAACTGCAGTCACAAATCAACATCACCAGCTTCCATGCAGTCGACTGAGACTCCCGCCAACCTGCTAAAAAAGGACACGAGATCGATTGAGTGCCTTGTTTCCTCAGTCAGAGCCGTCGTAACCGGCCCTGCCCACGAAACACTGACGGCCACTCAATGAACTCCTCACGAAATTCGATTTTCCGTCATTTCTCCGCGGCCGCCGAGCCCTGCAGGTGAGCCGCCACTTCATCAACCGGCATCACGTCGCCCAGATCAATGTCGATATCCAGTAAATTGACCCGGTGCATGATCTCACATCGTTCGCCAACCGCTTCACGAGGAACGATCACACGAAAGCTGTCGACAGCATCCCGACACGTGGCATACACGCAGTGACTGGTGCTCAATCCGGTCACAATCAGTGTGTCGACTCCCAGTGAAGTCAGCATCTCGTGCAGATTCGTTCCTTTAAAACACGAAGCATATCGTTTCAGAATCAGTTTCTCGGATGGTCGTCGCTGCAGTCGTTCATCCAGTTCAAGCAGAGCCGTGTCCTCCGGTTTCAGGTCCATGAAAAGCTTTTTATTCTGAGGACTGGGTGGATCGGCCGGATCTAAAGCGAGTGAAGTAAAAAAAATCGGGATGCCGGCGTCTCTGGCTTCCGCCAGAACTCTGCAGGTGGCCTCAACAACTGAGTCGGCCTGTGTCCCCATCTGATGCTGTGAGCGGGTCCAGTACACGGCCAGGTCAATCACAATCAACGCCGGCCGTGAACCAAATCCAACACGGTGCCCCCAGTCCTGCTGCAAATATCGCTGCCGGAGATCATCAAGATGCCGGATCAGCGGACCACGCAGTTCATCGGGCAGTGACAGTTCAGATGATCCGAAATTAAGGCCGTTGTTTTCCGACATAATAAATGAATTCTCGCTATTCATCAGGTTTTCGTTGTCCCGCAGAGCAGATGTTCGATCCACAGGAGTCGTTGGTACAACAAGCCAAAGAGTATCATCGAAACCCGAATATTGACAGAAAGTAAGAAGGTGTGAATGACGGGCCTGGATTCATCAAGCACATTTGAGTCGGCTGGCAGCGACAACAAAGCAGATGCCATACACCGACCAATGTTTCCGAATGTCGGTTTGCTGTTTTCCGACCGACTTCAACGGAATGATCTCCTGTGACATCGGCAAGGGGATCTGACCGCGTCCGGATATCTGCATCCGCATGCCAACAACCCGACGCTTCCCCCCTGGAAAAGAAAATGACGGCCTGCCAAGGTTGGTGCCGGTCACATCCCTGCGGGACCAGCATGAGACGTTCTTGTTTCCGGCCTCACGTTGCAGGTCCACGGCCTGACAGATATCTGTGGCTACGCCGTTAAACCCTTCCTGCATCAGAAGCCTCCGCGTGGTCATTCACACAGCTATACCTGCTCAAATCGATATGAGAACACATCCCCGTCGCGCACAACAAACCTCAACCGCACCGACTGACCGGCCAGTGCACCAACGTCAGCGTTCATGTCTTTCCAAGCTGCCACCATATTCAAGGAATCCCCATACAGTTCATGGGACTCGGCAAGACTATACCCCGGTACAGGACTCCCGTCCGGATTCTGAATCTCCACCTTTACACTGCCCGCTGCGGACGTAGAAACATTCAGCGACAGCCGATTTCCTTCATATCGAACGGGTGTGGTGACCAGCTCCCCGCCGGCAAGTGGTGCATGCATCGACACAAAGCCGTCGATTCGCAGCACGTACCGTCGGAACTGTCCTGGATGGTGCTGATGTGAGTTCTCGCTGACATAGACCGACAGTTCCGGGGGAGCGTCTTCGATGTGAGACTTTGTTTCAACCAGACCATGGTTCTGGTAGGTATCCCCGTAGAACCAGCTTTGGGTTTTCCGCAGGCCCGGACGGATGAACGACTCCGGCCACACATAAAACTCTTTAGCGTCGCGGCTGGCCATGAACATACCATCGGTCACCGCAGTTCCCTCGCGCTGATGCTTCGCACCCCGGAGTTTTCGATAGTCATATTGCGGCAGTTGTGTGGCCGCCCACGTCCAGCCTCGATCGATGTAACGCGTTGGGAATCCGAGGTAAACGTGCGGTGCTCGATAGTACGGGATGACCTGATTGGTGTAGAGCTGACTGACGCGGCCGGGAAGCCTGTTATCCGGGTCCCCGTCCTTCACGGGTGAAGCATCGGCGGACTCACTGCGATGACGGTGCACGCGGTAGCTGAGAAACTCCGGATCTGTCCAGTGCACGAAGTCGTCGGACGTGCCGGTGCGAATGTCACGACCGTCCCGGAAGTCGCGGTGGAATTCGCGATAAACGCCAGCTTCTGAGTCCCAGAACGCAAGGTTCAGGGAATCGAATGCACCTTTCGCAATGACGGGTTTCTGCTGAACCGGCTTAAATGCCACACCGTCCGCAGAAACGAAGGCCTGCAGCCCTTTTTTGTAATCTCCGGCAAGCGCTTTGAATTTTTCCTCTGCGGGACATTCAGGACGTTCATCCAGAAACGGAGCGAAATTATGACTCCCGACGCCCTTCCAGATAATGTTGTTGTTCTTCGAGCCCTCGAATTCAAACAGTCCCAGATTCGGCCGTGTCCAGTGAATACCGTCCGTACTTTCCGCGTAGCAGGCGGTTTCAGGATGAGGATTCACATAGCCGTCCTCGGTGTAAATGACGTCACTGCCACGGTAATACATCCGGTAGATGTCACCGTCTCGAAAGACTTTCATATAGGCGCAGGTTGCCCCTTCCCAGGAACGGTCGGTGACCAGTGAAACTTCTCGCGGTTCCGGCTGATGCAGTGCGAGCTGCCCCCCACCGGTGATTCGTGCTATGAGAGAATCTTCAACAAATAATTCGCGTCGCGAGGCTATGTTCGTCGACTGTTCACGATCAGCAGCAAACACCAAACCACCCCCCGCAGCCGCCATTCCGATGGCACCGGTCGTCTTCATCCATTCACGTCGTGAGAACCGCATCATGTCATTCCTGTATTCGATTCAGTCGCCGCTGCCCGCACTGATACGGCCGCCGGAGTCAGATCTTCGTG
It includes:
- a CDS encoding isochorismatase family protein; protein product: MDRTSALRDNENLMNSENSFIMSENNGLNFGSSELSLPDELRGPLIRHLDDLRQRYLQQDWGHRVGFGSRPALIVIDLAVYWTRSQHQMGTQADSVVEATCRVLAEARDAGIPIFFTSLALDPADPPSPQNKKLFMDLKPEDTALLELDERLQRRPSEKLILKRYASCFKGTNLHEMLTSLGVDTLIVTGLSTSHCVYATCRDAVDSFRVIVPREAVGERCEIMHRVNLLDIDIDLGDVMPVDEVAAHLQGSAAAEK